The segment tccgtacgattgatggtttcgatgttttcatcgtttttagcgatacggatccagaactgtaagaaacaagtacatgaaattgatactttggtcgtttgcgtttacagtgaatgaagtaaatgaaaagtgtatagtaacgcgtacatacctcatattggattgttgatgatgatgttgttgttgctgctgttgttggcatttatttggaaacccactatcgttgccggctgcgcaggatgaatcgtttaagctgtgtttgtacattttgatgtgcactatattttttatggagtaccgtctgttccgtcaaagtcactgaggctactgagcgattgatggaatagcgtccgagagctcggcttaaatagaggtgcaattgcctcccccaccacagcattttattttaaagctaccaatttttccataatgttttttcaatcttaacatcgcagcatatcgcttgattgtatgtaatttgagccccaccttcaagcataaaagtctcgacacgtgttgaatgtaatgtaatatctgtgaaagcgctgaatcttagaattatgcggcgtcagcagaaactgtgtcggatgatttgcgcgctaattcgtcatacgcgcgaatcatagaaagaattatgctgtatcggtagaaactgcacagaaccatgctgggacggatcgtcgtttttgcatgcggtgcattcgagggatgggggtacgccaaaagagttaggcagagataccaaaccatggtatcagtcttaaaaagcgcactctaaactgcacaaagtctcaaatcgctgcaacgtgttgcacggaaaagacatattccatttacaaccatgggagaattcgcgcaagtagaacgtcaattgttggatcaatctgcgcgattgatttcacaggaagaatacctcgcgcgggaagaacggtgcaacgagtgtatggaatcgttggaagaacacagccgagtgaaacgcccccgattatcgatcggtgttcagcaatcgctggttgctcgaatcgcgcagctcgaaggattaaaatattcgttgcgcggacgtttcatgcatgaaggtgccggacattcgagcacaggacttttgtggcgcgaaaaaGACACTGCATTCGATAGTCGCGTATTAACCGATGCCGTGctaaattcgaattatatcgagccgcgcaacttcctccaggatgcggaGACCATTGTGTTGGAACATttacgaggcgccttgaggaaacgtcgaagcctcaaagtgaacactgtgttcaacggcgaatttgtggcgggggacaaacatgcttgtaaaagcatcaatacccgaaactgcgaactcttcggtacatccgatctacaggagtggtaccaacgatgtgtcatcgaacccaccctggcatcgttggaagagttccaggaatgcgacagcggatgggcattgacgaggattctcaacctaaccgtcaacgttaataagtacaatccgctgcgtgcTGGGTGTCACCACAAGTTgccgcgggaaatattgatgaagaaagcgacaattagcgtgcgatccgaggataacgcctgtTTCGcatgggcagtggtcgcagctctccatcccgctgaaagaaaccctcatcggccaagttcatatccacattatacattggtgctaagTCTACAGggcattgagtttccaatgtccacgaagcaaattgtaaagtttgaACGGTTGAACAACATCTCAATCAACGTCTATAGcttcgaggagaagaagaagacggaAAAAGGGTTGACAATCTTTCCACTGCATCTCACCAACCACAAGAGAGATCAGCACACAAACCTGCTCTACATGCCAGAACAGGGGGACAGCAATGTGggacactttgtgctgatcaagaacttgtcccgactggtgagcatgcagttgagcaggcacagagaaaagaaattcatctgtgatcagtgcgtatataaaattatgaaatattgaaacatccccatgaaaaaattaaataaaaatttgattttataggtgtctgcactactttggatccgctgagaagttggaggcccacacAGTGGATTGCCGAGAGATGAACGACTGCGCCATTCTGCTGCCTAGCCAGGACAACAATTGGCTCAGTTTCGATGGCTACGGCAGGAAGGAAcgactccccttcgtggtgtacgccgatctagaGTGCATCATTGAGAAAACGGAGAATGTCCAGAAGGATGCGGGGGAGCACAAATTGTGCACGTACCAGAAACATAAGGTGCATAGTATtggctattatatgcattgctcgtacgatggaTCGTTATCAGCATATCGATATTATCGCGATGTGGATTGCGTTTCTTGGTTCGTGAAAGAGCTGAAAAATTTTGCGGATTTTGCTAAACAGATCCTGGCCAATAATGTTCCCATGGAAAAGTTGACGAAAGACCAGTGGAGGGCATTTCACAGCGCGAAGCATTGCCACATTTGTGAAAAGCCATTCAAGGCTGATGATAAACGAGTgcgcgatcattgccatctatccggacggtttagaggccccgcacattcgaagtgcaatttaaattataaaaacgcgttttacatcccaatagttttccataatttatccggctatgattcgcattttattatcgaggaaatagctatcGCTTTCGAAGGCggcgttgacgtattgcccgtaactaaagaaaaatatatttcattcacgagaaatgtcgaagatacgactgaagaatcagactcgcgaaattgtattaaattgcgattcatcgattcgtacaaatttctcaataccagtctcgacaaattagcatcttttcttagcgcagataaattcaaaattttacgatccgaatttgaaacattatccatcgaagatttcaatttattgacgcgaaagggtgtatttccatacgaataccttgattgcgcgaacaagctgcaggattcatgcttaccaccgcgcgagtcattctacagttcgttaacgggtgagactgtatctgAGACCGATTACGCACACGCCGAGaatgtctggcagcgtttcgggattagaaccttgggcgaatacagcgatttgtatttgaaaacagatgtcttgttattgatagatatttttgaatattttcgcgaaagttgtatcaagagttatggATTAGATTCCGCGCATTATTGTACTctacctggctttacgtgggatgccatgctaaaacataccaaaattacgttcgaattgctcacagacgttgatatggtcatgtttatcgaacgcggtataagtggcggtttaagccaatgttccggaaaatacgcacaagccaataacaaatacgtgtcatcttacgacgcatcggaacagtcatcgtacttgatgtattttgacgtgaacaatttgtatggATGGGCAGTGTGCCAGCccttaccatacgccaaatttcaatgggtcgaagatgtcgcaaattttaacgtgtcttcgatcactgtcgattcgcccacgggatacattcttgAGATAGGTCTGGAATACCCGCAACGTCtacacgacgctcacgccgatctaccgttctgtccaacgcgtgccaaaccacctggcagcagacaggacaagctactcgcaacattatacgataagcagcgttacgttatccattaccgcaacctgcagcagtgcacgcatcacggtcttcgtattacaaagatacaccgcgtgcttaaattcgctcaatctctctggctccgcgattacgtcgaactcaatacacggtttagaacaagcgcgacaaaggattttgaaaaaaatttgtataaattgatgaacaacgcggtatttgggaaaactatggaaaatgtgcgaaatcacgtagatgtaaaacttttaacacactgGGATGGGTgatatggcgcggaggcaatgatcgcgaaaccgaatttccacagcagtgttttttcggaaaatttaatagctgttgaattgcgaaaactcgaggtgaaattcaacaaaccgatatatgtgggtatgtgcattttggacatatcaaaaatttgtttgtacgaatttcatcatgAGTACATGTCTCCCCCGCAcggagaaaattgtaaaaatctaTATACAGACACAGACAGCCTCATTTATCACATTCAATGggatgatatctacgagaccatgaaacacaatatcgatagattcgacagaagcgattatcctatcggcaatccatataatatgccccgcttaaataagaaggttccgagGCTGAtaaaggacgaaaataatgggatggtaatgaccgaattcgtaggtcttagagcgaaaatgtatgcacttcgcgtagacggtaaaaaagatacgaaaaaagcgaaaggcgtcaagaccaacgtcatagccagaacgataactttcgacgactatgcgcagtgtttgcaaaaggagatcgaaatggttcgcagacaatcatgcatacggtctaaattgcataaagtgtacaccatttcagaatccaaaatcgctctaagtccatacgacgacaagctgtatatcgtacccgattcgaccgacactctgccctggggacattataaaattccgttgtaaaattccattataaaaatattataaaaaagaaatttgaacttgatgaaactacacatcatgttgagacgaagttttcaaatttgcgagcgtgttatagcggtgcgatgtcgtcgatgaaactttagactcgtgctgcgctgttaaagctatacgtgatagtgaatatttcgatgataaatctcttgttgattgcgaactgctGGCATTTGCCTTTGAATGATATTTTCGACGGCGCCGgcagcaaaatgttaaataaattgtacacatatgtataacattgtatttattgaaccatgtattattattattattattattttacaatacattatttttatttatccaagaattgtgtgatttatcaaaccccaaccacttgacgtataccttatccccctttctacgcagcactttttccactagatacacatcaggatcggtgacgcgttgcagctcgtgttcatagaatcctccggcaacgggttttccacaggaatcgacgagcagatacgtcgcgggattagttgtctgtactttggctatctcgaacacctccgttgtccaattcggcgtatagcctttatcgaagatggttttaaatttgctcacgcgcacaaactcgcccaactcgaatctcgctggagcagcgatctttaggttgctgtatacggtggctagcagcttgtcggcgatcgcaggggtaacatcgcaaggacgcattccgatggttctatgttttcgcgcgttatactctgcaagtagacgcggtagcgaatcggtccatctataggttccattcagcgtaaacagtttccacatattgttcttcaaagttcgattgaaacgttctacgacggaggccttcatcaccgaatacgttgaataatgattaatgtcatgcttcttcaagagtttctgcacatcggtgttgtaaaattcttttccttgatcggtttgcaaatttttcggatatcgatctctaaatatctttgcaaacgctttagtcacctcagcgccacttttagtcttgagcggcaacgcccatgcatacttgctcaacacatcgatgacggtgagtatgtagtggtgaccctggttgaatcgcgagtatggacgcatttctacaatgtcagcttgccacagatcgtcgtatccacgcactatgacgcgcctccgaggaaaatgtcttcgagctggagcgtgcaattcctccacaagttgtagcttcttgtggccatagttttcttcactcatggatttcttaaatggctgcatgtttgatcgcagatgtatctttgccacgaatgatgcgataattatcgtgtacgtgcattatgtgctctccaccgccccaaggaaattcttgacaagttcaaccgtctcgcatgattctccttcgcattgttgctgcgggataggattcaatgcttgcgatatcttttgaacgctgttttgcaacgtcagcatatctctctgaaacgcgaccagcttcatctacaattcttcctgctgctctctcaaaagtttaatgctcttttccacatatagtttattaacggcatctgtgtcggccaccggctgagctacgcgtcgtatcttgcgcgattttgcatcaaagtcggcaacggtcacgcaaagagcgttatcacgcatataatttcgaagcatgccgctccatttgtaatagtccattgtagctgctccactcttctcgagcgataccccaaatttgttgatcggcatctcgacgcatacagtgcacatcatcggcgtgcggtttaatttataatgaggcctgcctcgcggagttcctcgataatcgatagaatttcgtcgtcgtgcgagttgttacccgcctgacgcgacgcttccagcaaacgcaatcgatccaccagctcgttgggatcatcccggtgcacataatcgatcttgttatcgtttaccaccatgactcgcgatgtccttagacctttccccgctttacttgtcaatacacggggtagtagtggcgcaattacatgtttgtacttgtatcccttgttacccaatatggggttttgtgcgttatgaccacgtctgtgagcattcgtcatcagcagtatacttttgtatttttgtttatcagcatctgtgtatatagcatcatcgggaattctcttgaaaatcagttcgtacagaccaggcgttcctccatatcttacaccgtctatgattatattatcatccttgtccatatcgaaaaccttatcccccagcatcattccactaccaccaaagtatacaccgtacacataatctatggtcgtatccctatctccatttaggattgcgctcatgtatttttgtcccagcggaccgaaatggttgcgaaacgtttcttgcccctcggatgtttggagttgctctctaatagatgctgcaagcgactcatcggcagaagtttcatacacgtcttcgtcatcattggttgtgagcgactgtacatcgggaaatgtatttattgacgcaggaggaaccgtggaatcgtttgatgcgacattcaaccgtttccgcttcgattgaactggtgtggaggttacgagcgaattttccaatgacatgtatgactgtttactatttcttttacgcgatgcgttccatttcggccggatttttgttttaggcgttaatgtttcaatgctcatactcgtcgcaggtgatatgtcagcttctgtctcagcagtattttccacaatatgttttaagggctcggtaataggtttaaagtatttttccagcgcgatatcttcatccatcttgtcagtcttcaaagactgatgtttcctgcgaatggattcgctggtttttgcaatttccatcgctattctctcgcgatccttaatctcctgactactaatcatcattgtatcgcagacgttgctttcccaccgatgtgttgacgacgattgagcatctcacggtagcgcaaactcgttaaatccctttctataacgcccattggacatcgcgctatctttatctatcaccatgaaaccatactcccgctgccaacaattacgacacaaagcgcagaaatcctcgtaagacatatcagtgtttacatgatcgttgtacacatgtttcaagttggtaccatcctgcttaaacagtatcaacagattcgcattgtcgcgtataagatgtttgggaatctttgcatacgtctgacagagatagaagcagtcgacgttcgagtggcgtcccattgcaaagtattcccttatcgtatcttgcttgtcgcatgccacgtcatcaaagataaaaatggaattcggaagcgattcgctcggtgggatgacgtcactgttatttgaaaatgtaaagtagccaatttcatctatcgcagtcaataaattctccaaatacttatattttggctgttgcaacgacttggaatacacgtacaggttctcaaagcacacgccgtgaggactttccaacaagctgaccagcacgttggtctttccacaatttgatgggccacaaatgaggcagcgtatagtgtttggtagcatgctaccgtgtctgcgtctcgttttcggagacatcatttgcgatttatcatcaaaattagtcacgcgtatcgctacaggttgtcgcacgaatcgcatcctctccgtgaactgcgaaaaatgattttgatacgtcgaagctgcggtgcgctctatttataggctcgcgccgaagcaaaacagctcattattcaaaatgcttctgatcctgtcggataattgtgatattcgagaccaaaccgctgagcagctgaaatatatatcaaagattattctactgcgagagtttggcagacacatcgatcagttgtgggacagactccccgagcatataaaagtcgattctgaggttcagcagtatcgtcggtgcttggaacattataatcgcccttggcagcgaacgcatatcgacggtccagcaccattgattaaaaactgcagcgaatgtcgtcgaagagagtaaagaaaggttgtggtctgttaaatcgggcgataaacgcgttacctatcgaattacatattccgggatatcagttttgtggtccaggaactcatctggcaaaacgattggctagaggcgatcgaggcatcaatccgttggacgcagcgtgtcgcgaacacgatattgcatattcgcgtagcaacgacctcggtgaaaggcacacggcagataaggttctcgctgacaaagcgcgaaaacgcatcgttgcgcgagactcgactctgggtgaaagaggtgctgctacagctgtttgggcagctatgaaagctaagacgaaaatcggaatggggatgattTTCAgtccccgcaaaaggactgtaaggagagcatcgcaaaagcggatacttccggtggcaaaacgaggtggcgtattaccacttctcccgctgctaggtgttctcggatcattagccggtggagcagcggggatcgccaaggcggtaaacgataataaggcggcgcaacatcagctgcaggaaatgcagcgtcataatcgcaccatggaaggtcgcggactttatctcgcaccatacaagcgcggacagggaatatcgaaacaaaaaaaaaaacgccgaaaagacaataaaaatgcccgagggcgtaactacagatgcgcaattgggggagttggcaaaacgtatgcgtattccattttttagaggtgtttttatgcgcaatgcactacctgttggaggagtacgccgaaacgagagcggtatcgtgaatttggataatgtcgagggaccggggactcattgggtggcgtatgcgaagagggggcgtcgagctgtatacttcgacagctttggcaatcttcggccgcctaagga is part of the Andrena cerasifolii isolate SP2316 chromosome 1, iyAndCera1_principal, whole genome shotgun sequence genome and harbors:
- the LOC143370346 gene encoding uncharacterized protein LOC143370346; the encoded protein is MQLSRHREKKFICDQCLHYFGSAEKLEAHTVDCREMNDCAILLPSQDNNWLSFDGYGRKERLPFVVYADLECIIEKTENVQKDAGEHKLCTYQKHKVHSIGYYMHCSYDGSLSAYRYYRDVDCVSWFVKELKNFADFAKQILANNVPMEKLTKDQWRAFHSAKHCHICEKPFKADDKRVRDHCHLSGRFRGPAHSKCNLNYKNAFYIPIVFHNLSGYDSHFIIEEIAIAFEGGVDVLPVTKEKYISFTRNVEDTTEESDSRNCIKLRFIDSYKFLNTSLDKLASFLSADKFKILRSEFETLSIEDFNLLTRKGVFPYEYLDCANKLQDSCLPPRESFYSSLTGETVSETDYAHAENVWQRFGIRTLGEYSDLYLKTDM
- the LOC143369476 gene encoding uncharacterized protein LOC143369476 yields the protein MIAKPNFHSSVFSENLIAVELRKLEVKFNKPIYVGMCILDISKICLYEFHHEYMSPPHGENCKNLYTDTDSLIYHIQWDDIYETMKHNIDRFDRSDYPIGNPYNMPRLNKKVPRLIKDENNGMVMTEFVGLRAKMYALRVDGKKDTKKAKGVKTNVIARTITFDDYAQCLQKEIEMVRRQSCIRSKLHKVYTISESKIALSPYDDKLYIVPDSTDTLPWGHYKIPL